The DNA sequence CACTCGATGAAAAAAGGCGGTAAGATGTGGATCCGAATATTTCCGGACAAGCCGATCACGAAAAAACCGGCGGAAACCAGAATGGGAAAAGGAAAAGGTGCCCCGGAATACTGGGTGAGTGTCGTAAAACCGGGAAGAATCATCTTTGAGCTGGAAGGAATGAGTGAAAGTGAGGCACGTCGACTTCTTCGTCTGGCGGCGAACAAGCTGCCGATGAAAACAAGATTTTTAAAACGAGAACCGGGAATGAAATATGAAGGTTTTTGAACTCAGGGAAAAATCGAGAGAAGAATTAAAAGACCTGCTGGATGGTCTTTATAAAGAAATTTTTAATCTGAAATTCAGACGGGGTGCTCAAGAACTGCCCAATCCTCTTCGACTGCGCACCCTGCGGCGGGACATCGCCCGGATAAAAACCGTTCTCAGGGAAGATGAACTCGGTATAAGGAAACTGCTTGAACCGAAGAAAACAAAGGTGAAATCCAAGAAGAAAGGATAATGATATGCGAAAAAGAAAGATAGGTATAATAGTCAGCGACAAACCTGAAAAGACCGTGGTCGTGAAGATAACTCATTATGTAAAGCACCCGCTATATAAA is a window from the candidate division WOR-3 bacterium genome containing:
- a CDS encoding 50S ribosomal protein L16; this translates as MLEPKKTKFRKQQRGRLKGKATRGNTIAFGDYGLVALEPSWVTARQLEASRVAISHSMKKGGKMWIRIFPDKPITKKPAETRMGKGKGAPEYWVSVVKPGRIIFELEGMSESEARRLLRLAANKLPMKTRFLKREPGMKYEGF
- a CDS encoding 50S ribosomal protein L29, producing MKVFELREKSREELKDLLDGLYKEIFNLKFRRGAQELPNPLRLRTLRRDIARIKTVLREDELGIRKLLEPKKTKVKSKKKG